The following coding sequences are from one Puniceicoccus vermicola window:
- a CDS encoding enoyl-ACP reductase FabI, producing the protein MSFLQMEDRTYLVFGVANRKSVAWAIARELEAAGAKVIYSVRSEKRKESLAKLLGDRPCHICDVEEEGAVERLAEEIGSDTLLDGIVHSIAFADYSEGFRPFHETGRKQFLQATQISAFSLSEIANAFSESLKPDASVVSIGISTTELTAENYGYMGPVKAALEAVSRNLAKSFSAFSEVRFNTVNSGPLKTSASAGIPGYLDNYLYAEKMTLRKRALATREVADTAIFLLSPRSSGINGQGIVVNAGMDTNYFDKELVERTMRGDAV; encoded by the coding sequence ATGAGTTTTCTACAGATGGAAGATCGCACTTATCTGGTCTTTGGCGTGGCCAACCGGAAGAGTGTGGCTTGGGCAATTGCCCGCGAGCTTGAAGCCGCTGGGGCAAAGGTGATCTATAGCGTCCGCTCCGAGAAGCGGAAGGAGAGTCTCGCCAAGCTGTTGGGGGACCGTCCGTGCCACATTTGCGATGTGGAAGAAGAAGGCGCAGTGGAGCGTCTAGCGGAAGAAATTGGATCGGATACTCTCCTCGACGGGATCGTTCACTCCATCGCCTTTGCGGACTACAGCGAAGGATTCCGCCCCTTTCACGAAACCGGTCGAAAGCAATTTTTACAGGCGACCCAGATCTCGGCTTTTTCTCTTTCGGAAATCGCCAATGCATTCAGTGAATCCCTTAAACCCGATGCTTCGGTGGTCTCCATCGGCATCTCGACAACGGAGCTGACGGCGGAAAATTACGGGTACATGGGGCCGGTGAAAGCCGCCCTCGAAGCGGTGAGCCGCAACCTCGCCAAGTCATTCAGCGCCTTTTCGGAGGTGCGGTTCAATACCGTAAACTCGGGACCCCTGAAGACCAGCGCTTCGGCAGGCATTCCCGGCTATCTCGACAACTATCTTTACGCCGAGAAAATGACCCTGCGTAAGCGCGCGCTCGCAACCCGTGAAGTGGCCGATACTGCCATTTTCCTCCTCAGTCCCCGTTCCTCGGGAATCAACGGTCAGGGGATTGTCGTCAACGCCGGGATGGACACCAACTACTTCGACAAGGAATTGGTCGAGCGAACCATGCGCGGTGATGCAGTTTAA
- a CDS encoding 3-oxoacyl-ACP synthase III, translating to MQFKNTRIAAIAHVLPEEIITSDEVENRLAPVYERLRLPGGRLELMTGIRERRVWPAKTRPSDASSAVGKAVLAKVPDLPPVDLLVHAAVSRDRLEPATAAYVHKSLQLPRHTQIFDLSNACLGFLNAMVTAGGMIESGLIRTALIVSGENGRPLLEETIKTLLAGDLTRKTIKPFFANLTIGCGAVGMVLCHRDLMPDDGFGDLDFGVSGTDGNFSNLCEGDSSAGGGLVMQTDSEALLEAGIGLAADTWKNFCENDPSGDRFDRIITHQVGKTHQRRLHEALEIDPSLDYPSYPILGNVGSVACPITLSLAEEDGALPSGGRVALLGIGSGLSSVMLALRKR from the coding sequence ATGCAGTTTAAGAATACCCGGATTGCGGCCATCGCCCACGTCCTCCCGGAGGAAATCATCACCTCCGATGAGGTGGAAAACCGCTTGGCGCCGGTCTACGAACGACTACGCCTCCCTGGCGGACGACTCGAGCTCATGACCGGAATTCGGGAACGTCGGGTTTGGCCTGCCAAAACCCGTCCCTCTGACGCCAGCAGCGCTGTCGGTAAAGCCGTCCTCGCCAAGGTGCCAGACCTCCCTCCCGTCGATCTCCTGGTACATGCCGCTGTCTCCCGCGATCGCCTCGAGCCCGCCACTGCCGCCTACGTCCACAAGAGTCTGCAGCTGCCCCGGCATACCCAGATTTTCGACCTCTCGAACGCCTGCCTCGGTTTTCTGAACGCAATGGTCACCGCGGGTGGAATGATTGAGAGCGGGCTGATCCGCACTGCGCTCATCGTTTCGGGCGAGAACGGACGGCCGCTCCTCGAAGAAACGATCAAAACCCTTTTAGCCGGCGATCTGACCCGCAAAACCATCAAGCCCTTCTTCGCCAACCTGACGATCGGTTGTGGGGCCGTAGGGATGGTTCTCTGCCATCGCGACCTCATGCCCGACGATGGTTTTGGAGACCTCGATTTCGGCGTTTCCGGCACCGACGGCAATTTCTCGAACCTTTGCGAAGGGGACAGCTCGGCGGGTGGGGGTCTCGTCATGCAGACCGACTCGGAAGCGCTTCTCGAAGCGGGTATCGGCCTAGCCGCCGACACCTGGAAGAACTTTTGCGAGAACGATCCCTCCGGGGACCGCTTCGACCGGATCATCACCCATCAGGTCGGCAAGACTCACCAGCGCCGCCTCCACGAAGCCCTGGAGATCGATCCGTCCCTCGATTATCCCAGCTATCCAATTCTCGGCAACGTCGGCTCCGTAGCTTGTCCGATCACCCTGTCTCTCGCTGAAGAAGACGGAGCCCTCCCGTCAGGCGGACGCGTGGCCCTCCTTGGCATCGGCAGCGGCCTTAGCTCGGTCATGCTGGCCTTGCGGAAACGGTAG
- a CDS encoding GNAT family N-acetyltransferase, with the protein MIKIRRIRIGEFDLYRKVRLRALKEDSYAFCATYESALERTEEKWRDQADKAAEGSDQAIFIAFCGGDPVGLSAVYKDKRKEDEAEVFQVWVSAESRGTGLGKRIMDSVLEWSKSSGYKRIIATVANTNKKAIGFYENYGFEKKLEDSEETKMAMEIGSKKSAHATRARARV; encoded by the coding sequence ATGATCAAGATCCGCAGAATCCGTATCGGTGAATTCGATCTCTACCGGAAGGTTCGATTAAGAGCCCTCAAGGAGGATTCATACGCTTTCTGTGCAACTTACGAGTCGGCACTTGAAAGAACCGAAGAGAAGTGGCGAGACCAAGCCGACAAGGCAGCGGAGGGATCCGACCAAGCCATATTCATCGCTTTTTGCGGTGGCGACCCAGTGGGTCTATCAGCGGTTTACAAAGACAAGAGGAAAGAGGACGAAGCCGAGGTTTTTCAGGTTTGGGTAAGCGCTGAGTCTAGGGGAACCGGGTTGGGAAAGAGAATCATGGATTCGGTTCTCGAATGGTCAAAGAGCTCTGGGTACAAGCGGATCATCGCTACCGTTGCGAATACGAACAAAAAAGCTATAGGATTCTATGAAAACTATGGGTTCGAAAAGAAGCTCGAGGATTCCGAGGAAACAAAAATGGCAATGGAAATTGGGTCGAAAAAGTCGGCCCATGCAACTCGTGCAAGGGCTCGCGTATGA
- a CDS encoding GxxExxY protein, translating into MLESSFPGCLSRELELAGIGHECEAPLPIEYKGISLECGYRVDNFNSETHYCPVRKSLKLSWLDN; encoded by the coding sequence CTGCTCGAATCTTCCTTTCCGGGCTGCCTGAGCAGGGAATTAGAGTTGGCTGGTATAGGTCATGAGTGCGAAGCACCTCTCCCAATCGAATATAAGGGAATCTCTCTGGAATGCGGTTATCGTGTGGATAATTTTAATAGCGAGACCCACTACTGTCCAGTTAGGAAGTCGTTGAAGTTGAGTTGGTTAGATAATTGA